The sequence CACCTGGAGACACGTAGAGCTAAATTTACTTAGCACGTCACACGTCAATTTCGAATCGTATATAAGTCTGTATGAAAAGGGTATTATATCGTAACAGGGTATTATAACACTTAATTATAACTAAGTATCACTAGGTCAGGCTCTATAAACAATAACACCCCGTCGTAAAAGTATTAGATCTTAGCATGGTAGTATAATACTTAATAGGTGTCACTAGGTCAGGCTCTATAAACAATCACACCCTATCGTATATAGTCTGTATAGAAAAAGTATAAGATCTTAGCAGGGTATTATAATACTTAATCGGTATCACTAGGTCAGTCCCTATAAACTTGTCAGATTTATATAGGTAATACAATTTCCACAACTTTTTAGGTTAAAAAGGTCTCCACAGATTTTTCGAAAAAGATTCAAGCCCGCCTCCAGATTTGTAATGAATCCCAGACTCACAGAATCTGTCAGTCACTTGGCACCGGAACCAGTTCATCATGGACTGCGTATTGAGATACGATCCGTTGATTTATGGGTTTTGCCTCATTTGCGCTGCTGAAAAGCTTTCACACGACCAATATGGAGATGGCTTGGGCTCTCCACCGAAATCCGTAAATCACGTAAGCTCCGAAAACGCTATTTCAAATTACCCAGTTAATGAATGTACTCATCGTGCTGGTGCCATAAACTGCTTCCGTTCTTTATGAACAAAATGCGCTcaacaaattaaaatgaaaatttatgAGTCTCACGGCAGTTCGAAGTGAGATAGTTTGGATAAAGTGGTAGCGGGGGTAAATGGGGACCACAACAACTTTGACTCTGATTAACTGCCATAGTTCCTCGAActcggtgtgtgtgtgtcggtGTGTGCGAAATTGCATTTGTTTTCTGTCattataaattcaaatttgGCGCGCCATAAATTTACATACAATTTCCAGAGGTGCATTCGACTCTCTAAACACTTTCAGACAGAGGCAACTTGGCTACAGATTTACATAGTTTAATATGAACAAACATAAATAAGTTTTATGTGCAGATATTGGAGAATTTATCGTTCTACGATTGTGAATTCGCAATTCGCCTCTTCCCCTCCCTGGAAAACGGTTCCGTTTGCGAGCACATGGCCCAAAGTCTTCTGGAAGTTTTGGAGGAGGTTGTTCGGTTAGGATTGGTAGGTGGTTTTTCGCCTGTGGCGAGTGCTTCACAGTcgacatttttattatttatgaaATATGGCTCGACAATCTATTGCAGATGTCCAAAATGTCGATAGTTTGTTATTCATGGCTATGAGTTTTATAATCAAACGAAACGAATTGGGTGTTATTGTTAAAATCTGTATTATTGATCTCCTTTAACCATGATGATTAAGGTATTCTACTGGTGCATATTTTCAGCAATCATTTGGTCAAGCCTTAAAAAGGTTTTTCATGGCTTAAAATCGAAATAAACAAGTACAATTCATTTAATAAGATCAGAAAAGGGTATaccattttttataataatccATATAAACCATAATCAataggaacatttattttacaagaatatatatagaaatatataaaatatcttgcaaaatatatacaatatCTCGCAGGAGTAATTAATAAAGGCTTTTATAATGACTCTAATACAATAAGTGTAATCCTTTGAAATCTAATCGAACTAAGCAGGTTTGCCAAAAAAGTAATCGCATTAATCGCTGACCTGATTTATCGATAAGTCCTGATAAACTCGATAAATTTTCGGCGGCCAAACTACCTCCTTTCGTATGATACCCCTTAAAATGAGACAAAGAGATGAGCTTACCGCTGTTGGGGCAGCTGCAGCTGTCATATAATCCGGCCTTAAATAATGATGATTGCTGGATTGCagcattttattataatttgttAAATCCACTTTGACGGCTTTTCTTTGGTGGTTCGGTGGAGGTGTTgagtgttgttgttgttcttgttgtggttgttgctTGTCCCGACCGCAAAGTACGGCAGCGCGCTTAACGGTAAATGCCAATTTATGTGGCGTGGGCTGCCAACTCGTGTGAAAAGCGGCGCCTGCGCCTTTCCTGCAATATTTTCCAGCTGCCTGACTTTTCGCTGATTAAGCCGTCCACGTTCCGCGACTCTTGTTGATGTGTGTACTTATTTatgattatttattatttatttttttctttattccGATTCGCAATCGTTATTGCCTGCTGCTGGCTGGGCTTTGTTTGTAATTCGATTTCATTAATAATTCAGTGCGGTGGCGCAGGGGGGATTTCTCATGCGTCGAGTTGTGACTTTCACGCCATCGGCATATtaatttgttgttgttattagTTGGCTTCGCTTTAATTGTGCAATAAATTCATTAAGTATTATAATTGCCTCAGCTggaattaatatttatatgtgTACAcgatatgtgtgtgtgtaaaaaaagaatttacacattactttctttttttgcTTGCATATAACTTTTTGTTGATTCACGCATGGGTTTTTTTAATGTGTTATGTACTTATTTAATGGTTTCCTTTTTTGttagatatactttttttttttaatatttctttggCTTGGCCGTTTTTGGTTTGTGGTTCCGCTCGAATGCCTCGTTGAGGGCGCGTTTTATGATGAGGCACGTACGTAAGATGGTTCCGGAAACGTGGGGTTATCCAAAAGTTTGCTGCTCTTTACTTAGCTAATTTTGTTTCACATGTATACTTTGTTTTGAACTCAGTCTAATTTTGATAAAGCACAAAGATCATCACTCGAAAACGATTCAAAAAATAGGCGATTGTGtgacggtttttttttttaaattttttttttcgttttggGGGAAGtgcatatatatgtatgtatatccGCCTGGCCGATTTTACGCTTTCGCACTCACAACACAACACTCCGGTCGTAACAGTCCGTCCGTTCAGCGCACGTACGAACTTTAAACGTGAAATAACGAAATTCGACTAAAAATCTATAAACAACATGACGTGCACGCTGCTTTTCGCTCTCTTCACCCACTCTCTATTCCGCTCTCGCTCACTAGTTTCTGTGCTCGCCCGAAAACCAGTTCGCTCTTTGTTGTTTTGGGGCcgttttcattttcaacaagtgtgcttttgttgttgtccGAGGCCATGCTCCCCTTTTTTCGGAGAGCGCGAGAGAGGAGAGCGAGAGCGCTTAGTAGTTGGGGACGAGAGGAAAAGTTAGTGCGCCACTTTGGCGCTCTTTGCTGAGAGCGCATGCCTTTTGCTGAGGCAGTAAGTTTTGCGTGGGAGCGGAGAGCGAAAAAGCGCAGTAGATTCGGCGGTTTAGTAGTAGATGGGTTTATGTGAGGGAAAAGCAGTGTTGACAATGGGAAGTAAAggatattttgaaaaacagGGGATTTTTGGAATGGTTAAGTTTGATAATTTATTAAGCTCGGTttagatatataactttaataaaaaacttttatagaatttatcAGTTTTAACTACTATTTAAAAGTTGTATTTAATAAAAGAGGGACTAAATTAATTGGTAATAGCTTTAGACTAAATCTCTTAGTTGTTTcaagcaattaaaaaaaaggaaacgcgtaatattttttttgggttatttATGGTAAACCAAAATTAACTGGGTTAGAACGAatgtcatttttaaaaatattcaaagatttcaaattttttggaaAGAAAATCATATTTATTAAGCCAGTAAAATTGTTAAACCAAAATTTTTTTGAGTTTTTGATACATCTGAAACGTGCTCttttaaagaaagtaaatGAGGGCAAGGATCTTAAAAAATTGCGTATACGACCAGTTGGATCACTTAAAAATTGCAGTCTACACCGTACACCGTGTACACCTTGCATTATatctaaattaaaaaaaacctaaaaccggaataaaaaaccaaaccttgtttataaaattaaaaaatttaacagcCCAAAATAGAGGccacactcacacacagaGCTGGCCACACCGACACCAACACGCTCATTGGGCGATCGTCGCTTCTGTGTAGCCATTTTGGGTaattttgttgctgctgtttcGCAGTGTTTTGTGGGCAATTTATTTCCCCACATGTGTGTGCAGCCGTGACGAGTGTGTGCGTGCGGAGAGCGCAACGGCGTCGGCCATAATTGTTTACGAGCAGGTGGGCGTGTGTGTGGCGCTTGTTAGTGTGCtagtgtgtgtgagtgtggcGGGGGTGGGGATGTGTTAAAAGCTGCAACCCGAGGAAAAATGATTTAGAGCTCCAGACAGccagagagcgagagagagaacCATTTCCGCGGAGAGATGAAAATTCTGTGGATTTCCCTCACTTCACTGAGAGTTTTCCCCACTGTAAACAGAAAACAGCTGGCGGAAAACTCAGCTCGGGTCGGACATGAAGACGGGAAATGTCTGAGATAAACCTTTAACTAATTTTGCACATTGGTTGGCTATAGGAAATTTTCAAATGCAATTTGTCGCTCACAAAAGTTTTactgttttaaaaaatggttTTAATGATTTTTCCTCAAAACCTATGAAATTTTTGATAGCTCCATATAACAAGATGCATTCCtatatttcaataaaatatatacaaattttttaaagtctAGTATAAACAATGATTTGTAATAGTACCTTAAATAAATGTTCATGTTTAAATTCTactaaaatgtaaaataaattactcgctttttttaaaaagattttttctaaaaattgaAATGCTCGAATTATATGTAAAAACTGTGCCTTTTAAAACCCAAATGTTAAAGTGTAATATATTGTCttaattgcttttaatttaatatctTGGAATTAAAGATGATTCAAAATCTTTTGACAACACTAACCGGATGTTTTCGATGGAATTGAATTAATATTTCCGAATTTGGTGCTacctttattatattttctaattaagttttatttcCTTACTTAGTATTCAAAATGCCTAACATCTGAATCATAACTCCCACCTAAAAACAGCTTAGGAAATCATATATAAGACTCATAATCCGTTGTTAAATTGCTCTATTGAGGCCGCAGCatcataaaaaacaaaaaatggtcGTGAAAACACAGCCAAGTCCAAGCAATTGCTAAAATATTCAAAAGACGATGCTCTAGCTTTATGGCATTAAAATGTTTACGATTTGAAAGAGAAACACACAATTATACTAATCGTGGCGCTTTGAATTAACAATCGATAATTTACATATTTCGGCCACAAATTGACAGCTGCCGCTGCTGCCCCACGCCTTTTTCAGACATTTTTGGTGATGCTCTCATAAAATGCCCCCCGTCCATTTTGGAATTTGTCGTGTTCATTAAGAAGCTTTTGAAAGTTTCGCCTTTCAAAAAccataaaatgtttatttagaTGCCGAAGTCAAACGTTTTATAGCCCTCCCTTTGTTTCACAATATGGTTTTAGTTTCATTTTTCGGCTTAATAGACTCATTTCTGGTTTAACACACAAAACAATCGAGTTTCAATTAACCAcacaaaaagtatatatatgtTTCTCGCTCTCTGGGCAAACCACAAAATTAAGTGGCTAACAGTATTTTGTGGCCACAACACATTACAAGCCACAGAAGcggaaaaacagaaaaaaaattataatagaGAACCGGGTTTTGGCCATATCCTTTTTTTTGTCTGCGAGTTTGTCTGCCGCGCCCAAGCGAATATCCCCAACAGACAAATAAGTAGGGGTGCGTTTTTCACGGTGCGGGGTCGTTTCCGTTTCGGGCTTTTGTTAGCATTTTAGCAGTTCATTTATGCGGTTCGGGCTCACAGGATGAGGATGCGGCATGTGTGACCGGAAAAGCCCTTTTAGTAACGCAAAATGGTCACCAAAGTGGCTGAGTGCTTGTTTGTTAACGGGGATGTCTCGGGAAAAATTTTGGCCCTTAACAATCTGTTGTTCCGCACTTCCTGATCTCTTTTCAATAGAAAATTATAGAAATTGATGAAATATTTCTGGAGATGTCCCATCTATAAATATAGATATATAAATACTATGATGCATTTTTTAGTGTTTACAATATTGGTTACCATATTTACTTATAGCCATTtcaattatgaatttaatggagaaaattatatttaatattccgCAGTGCCGCTTTTGGTATGCTATACTTAATTATACACATTtccttaaaaaattaaatacagAAAATGATATATAATTATCCGCAGTGCCATTTGTATGCATCCTCTTAAAAGATGCAGCAGTCTCCATTGCTCGATTGCAGTTAAGCTTTCGCCTTTGCCACGCTTTCTCTTGCGCTTTTCATCTTTTCACCCTTTGGCCATATTTTCCAGGCGACTTTCCTGCTGTATATGTTGGAAAAAATGTGTATGAATTATATGCTGCACACTTTTTAACCCTTGGCATATTTTACAAGCTGCCTTACTTGCCTCATACTTATACTTTACTCTCCAATAAACACACAAACGCACTTACCCAGTGTTTGTACATGGATGTCAGGAGTGTGTGTTTGTAGGTTTTTCCGCCTGTTTTTTTCCTGCTCGTTTGTCGTGGCCTCAAGTGCGCTGGCGACTTCATAAATTTGCCCACTggggcgtatgagtaatgtGCCAAAGGGGCTTCGCTTTCTTCGTGTATAAGTGTGTGCAACATCACAAAAATGGTtggaaaaatgaaaaaaaagatCTGAAAGCCATAGGCCAGCAGGCAACATATGTTGGcttcaatttaattttcttttcttcAAAAAGTGGGttttaaaaaggaaaaacaaaattaaaaggaCAAAATTGAAACTAAGCTCTAAGCTACGTTTTCTTTAAACAgagtttgtattttattttgggTCCTTTTTCTAAAAATCTATTTGTATTGTAGATATATCTTATAAACAGTAGTACATAAAGCAATGAatacaaatatataataaatttaaaaaaaaaacatgaagacaaaaattttgataattttaatttaattttaaatagcTATAAAATTTATTCGTTAAGAAATGTGGTGTATGTAAGTAGGTGCTTTCAACCCTATGagtattaatatttttgatcaggtTCAGTTGTCAAGTCGATCTACAGTTGATCTTGTGTCTATCCCTATCTGTTCATCCATATAACCGTCGAGATCTGGGAAACTATAAGACCTATGAAGTTGGGAGTTAGTTTACTTAAAAATTTACTTTACCGAGTAACGCCCGCACCTTTGAAGTTCTCgagtaaaataaattttcgaTGGTTTTAGGTCACAGAATCCTTACACTTTTGTACACAAAATTTTTATGTGAAATTTACCAATACATGTAATAGTTAAATGGCCGCAAACCATCGAATTGTTAATTTGATCATCGAAAAGTGACTCTTCCAACAACAAAATACACAcaacttttattttatggTAATTTTACTAAATAATTAGTAACCAAAGCAAGAACAAAATACACTTCTCAATTTTTAATAGTTGTTAAGTAGTAACGTAACTATCAGAAGTGGTCAATACCCATTACACATACAATTTTTCGGAGTCACTTTGCTTCAATTTTTAATCGTCTCCTATGACATTTCTCTAAGCTACTTTTAATCGCTAcatcaaaataatttttttttaatgttcatACGTTAATATTAATGCTCTTAGGCATAAAACAATGTTGTAATTGTTTTCTAGCATCATATTAGATAGAATGCATAATGTTGCCACTTTTGTCCAGCCTTCCGATTTGCATTTTCGTTGTAATCTTATAGCATCTCGTGTTTATTGTCCATTATTATAATTGCGCAATCTTGGCAGTACAAAAGGTGTCCCGCTGCTGGGGCAGTTTTCCTTTAGTTGCTCACATCCGGTCAACTGCTGGCGTTTATCATAATTGCAGTTCATTTGCATGCCGGGAAAATGCAGCTTGCTTTTCACATACATATAGTATTTTTTGCCGgcgctgctggtgctcctccatCTTCGCTGCCTCGCCTGTCGCCGCCTCTCATGCGGCAACAGCAACTGTCGCCGTTGCTGTCACTTGATGTCGCAACGCATTAGAATATGTTGCATGTTGCCCCCTTTGGCCCGGACCCCATTCCCTTCCTCCCCCTTCAACCTGCAACGGGTGCAGTTGCATATGCAACATGCAGGCGCGGGCAAATTTTTATCTTATGACAGCTGCTGCTACCTCAGTTGTTGCAATACTCTTTCCAAGGGAATTTCAGACTGGTaaaaatttttactttatttatgtaaacccTAAAAAATTCAATATTAAAGTGTACTGATTTCTTGGAATATAAAAtgaagaaaattaaataaaaaaatttttaatttaaaacaatttatgTCAACCctaataaatacaaaatttaaatggacTGATTTCTTGGAATATAAAATAAggaaaattaaattacaatGCTTCGATTTCGTAGATTTACTAAATATAAAATCACAACTgacatatttttattaaatgaaaatgtacaattcaattatttatatataatttaaatatttctttgttagctgaattttctttaaaatggtTTTACAAATCGGATAAAAGGGGTCTGAGGCTTAACAGCGTTTTATAAAACAGAATTTATATAGGTAATAATTTGTTGTACgctataactttttaaattatatcCAATCAGTTATTCTAAAATCAAGCAAATGTCATAGGTTTTTAAGGCCTtaatttaaatacatagaaataTAAGAagaattaaaataataattctaAAATTAAGAAAGTATAAATCTGGATAGTTGGTTGAGGTTTTTGATTAAAGTGCCAAAGaggagaaaaaaataaaaaaataaaaaaaaggaagggTATATTTAATTCGTTTTATGTTGCTAGTCGGAAAAAATATGTTGCCGACGTGTACGGTATTGTTGCTTTTGCTGTTGCACTGGTACATGTTATGCCCTACGCACATGCGGCTGCTGCAAGGAGGAAAAGGCGCCCGAAAACAAATGTCAGCTgtaaaaatcataaatttaatgcaaaatgcaaaaacgcTTTGCGCTTCGTTGCGCTTTTACTCCCTGACAGGTTGCCCCTTGCACCTCGCATTTGGTCCACCCTAGTCAACAGTCCACAGCACTCTGCATTTGTGCCCCCTCTAACTGAAATATGATATATGCGAATTTGTAAACGGAAAATGCCGCAATGTTGTTTCCTGAATACCCTGCATTAGGGGAAAATCAAGGAAAATTAGTTACTAAAGAGTTAGTTCAATGGCTTAGACATAATGTTGGTaaaaaaaaggacattttcttaaattttgtTCTAACAATTTTATAagtaaatacaaaatatatatagatttTGCTAGGAACCCAAACCTAATGCCTCCCCTGACGTTCTGCTAATTAATTAGCTGAGCTGAATCCATAAATTATACTTCATCGTATTGTCCAGAGATGTCAAACAGCATTAGGCTAAACTATTGTTATAATAAACACACCATAAATTTCAATCAGAAAACGAAGCGATCGTGTTGCCCACCTTTAGATATATAAGTCTATAGGCAATCAAAGAAATCTCAAGAAAGAGCCAAGGAAATAACCTTAAAGATAAAGCCAATCAATGATGTCACGCCTTCTTGTCTTTTGGCCATTATTGTGGGTTGATTGTGTTGAGGGCTGAGTGGTAAAACGACAGTGTCTTGACACTAAAAGCATTTTTCCGTTCAACAAAAACGTTGCTGCTTACATTTCGCCTTGAGCTTTCATTAAAGacaaacaaaaatgtatttcacCAAATGACAAACATATCAAATTAATTGCGAATTCATGCAAATGTGAATGCTGAAGGAATAAAGAATCCGAAATGATGAAAATTAATTGCCAATATTAACGCGTTTTAACACAAAAAGTATGTTAGATATTGTATAAGCGATAACCAGCAGCAGCTTCaggcaacaataacaataaagtagcattcgagtaaatgtttatattttttgtccCCTTTTTCTGTGAGTTTCAAATTTGTTATTAATTAACATTCATTAATTATCATCAAAGTGACTCGGAAGAATATAGAAACCTAACGTCGCCTGCCTTTTGTGGCCTGTGTTTAATTTATAACTAATTAATATGCCGCCATTTATTTAACACAACGCATGCATTCGATTTGGCTCACAAATGTGGCCTGCTAGTGAAATTTATGGGATTATTTTGACTATCGAAGTCAATAATTATTGGATATACTCAACATATTTAGTTTGTTTATCTATCCAAATTCAACATTTATTAAATCTACTtcatatatattaaaaatgtacCGATTTTATGAACAGCTTTTATAAGTGTATACTTCGAATATTGAAAaagcttattattattaaaaggattttaaataactaaaaacatataataaaatattctaagcatatattattttagttTCCGGTTTACATTatcgatttttataaaatgtatactaTTTATATTCCCAAAGTTGCATAAAGCTAATTACACAGAGTTTATTTTAAGTATCTAAAaacatataataataatagtatatttttaaaatattaaaacgtATAATAGTAtgcttttaaaatttattacaTTAGCTCCAATCAATTCTTTGCCAGTTTACAACAcacttttaattaaataataacttACCTCCATTATTATCCCAAGGAAATCTTAAATCGATCCACACTTTCATGTGATCATCGATTGAAGCTAAATGAGTTATTCAGCAGCTGCAGTGGACCAGTAATTGGATGTGGAAACCCGTTCGTTTATAGACTGTATAATTTGATTACCCTAATGAAATGTTAAAAGTTTTGAGTGATCATCTGATCCCCggtagttttttttttgcttgtcGGCTCTACGTGACTCCATCCGGGATGCAAGATTTTTGCCGAGAATGAGAATGGCCAAAGTCGCGGCTTTTGCCCGATGTatgttataaatataaatatataatttatattgtGTCGGCACGTTGCTGTTGATGGAGCCACTGACGCGCGATGCCACCCAAGTACCCCCTTCGTAGCCCCCCTTACTCCTTTGAATGAACCTTGGGATGGGGATCTGGATGGTAATGGTGATGTGGAGCACTGGCAGATCGCCCCGGCCCGATGTTAATGGGCGTGTCAACTAAATTATGAGTTTCGCACACACGAACGAAAGGCGGCAACTCAGGACCGACCGGCGGAGATCACATCGGGCTGGGTAAGTATATTATATGGGGAGCGGTGGAAAAATGCTTAAGTAAATTACAGTGCGTGCAAATGTGCTTGTGAACATGAAATTATTATTTAGCCCCGAACCGAGCGTGTTCCGTTCCGAACAGCTCCAATTTACAATTAGCCAATGTTCTCCCTGTCCCTGGGCCCCCCCTGAACTGGGCTTTTAATCAATTCAGCCCAGTACTCGCATgtctgaaaaataaaaaaaaaaacaagcgAGAGGTATAGGGAAAATAATAATGAAAATTAACAACCAGAAAGCGGTTTTCATCTTAAGTGCAGTTTACGCTTGATTATTATGTTTGCGGGACGAGTTTCCGGGTGGTTAGGCCTCATGTCCCGCACAGATGCCAACATAAGTACGGCCATTGGGAGTGCTGGACCCCCCGACTAAATGAGTTAATTTGCTGGCCAGGCTAAGCCAAAAAGCTAACATGCTCGTTGGTATTTCTAGAACGAATTGCCCTGCAAAAGACGAGTGATGTATGCCATTTCGGTTGCAATCAATTTTCGGCCTCCAGTGATATGTCAAACATTTTCGGATTCAGGATTGTGTTGCCTGGTTTTGGGAAATCAAACTTCATGCATACATGGAGTAACGCAAATGCCCCAGAGTCAAATTGCGGACTGTATTTTCAATGAAACAGATGTTAGCCTTTGGGTTATTGAATATCAAAGCCATAGATGTTATCCACAAAATGAATACCAGATTGCGTCAAGAAATGGTTAGTTCAATCGAAAACGTCTTTCCAACAGGAGTTTCTATTAAAATTCATAGTCCAAGCTGGCTAATTTTGGGTTTTTTTCATTAAGCAATGAGCACTAATTTTCTAAGACGTGTTCTTTATAATAAAATGCTAAAGATTACAGAAAACAAACCCTAGAGATTTATTAAGAATTTAAGTTTTACATCGCATATGTGtaattgtaaaaaaaagtaaTCTCCATATCCAATCGAAATAAATATAAGCACATTTAGAAGGCGTTTAATAAGTGAGTATTTCAGATctattttcaatatttaaatggAATTTGCTACTCattgtttataaatatatgGGACATTAACGAGTAAAGTCGCCGCATTTGAAGCACTTGCATTCGGTTGGCTCACGAAGACGAATATCCATGCTGCCCATTTCCGGAGAGTTCAGACGGGTTCCATCCGGATCATAGCAGTGGGTTAGAGTGATGACCTTTTCCTTGAGGAAGCTTTCGCGGCAGCAATAGCACTCCTAGAAagtataatatattataatccTCTGTTAAGGATGAAGTATTACTTACTTTCAGAAACCCCGTGGGGGTTATCACCGATGGCTGCACCTGACTATTGCACAATCCCTCGCACTTGTTCACGATGACGTCGGCATTGCAGGTCCTCTGCATCCTTCCCAGCTCGTCGAACTCCTCCTTGATCAAATGTATCTCCGACTTCAGGGTCTCGCAGTTCTCATCGCCGGTTCCCTGGCTATATCGCAATGCCCTGAGGCCCTGGGGCATTAGGACCGCGGCCACAAAAAGGAATTCCTGGACCTGCATTCTGACCCACTCCCAACGCCCAACTGTTTGCAATCCCTCGATGCGGTGGCTCTTTTATACGGGGACTAAGGCTGTACTCGATTGGATTCCATGATATATGTCAATGACTGGCTGATGGAATGTTTGTGTCCTGCCCAGCGGGTGGAAATTTGGTCGCTAAAATTGCGGTAGGACCAAGGCAATTTTCCCATCACTTTTCTGTTCTGTTAATTGGTGATTAAATCCAACGACTCGACCACAAGTTGCGATAAGTTGAGTGTGAAACCCATTACGAATATATCGATTTTTTATTAAGCCTTTTCGTCTTcccttttgtttttatataaaactgtaacaaaaatgtgaaaatatttttttaagttgattcaattatattttattactgTGTTCCTATatcaataaaacattttgtt is a genomic window of Drosophila suzukii chromosome 2L, CBGP_Dsuzu_IsoJpt1.0, whole genome shotgun sequence containing:
- the Pburs gene encoding partner of bursicon; this encodes MQVQEFLFVAAVLMPQGLRALRYSQGTGDENCETLKSEIHLIKEEFDELGRMQRTCNADVIVNKCEGLCNSQVQPSVITPTGFLKECYCCRESFLKEKVITLTHCYDPDGTRLNSPEMGSMDIRLREPTECKCFKCGDFTR